A stretch of Mycobacterium sp. ITM-2016-00316 DNA encodes these proteins:
- a CDS encoding NAD kinase — MTSERSVLVVVHTGRDEATETARRVEKVLGEHGIGLRVLTAEAVDRGSLHLAPDEIRALGVDIEVVDADERAAEGCELVLALGGDGTFLRAAELARNAEIPVLGLNLGRIGFLAEAETEALDQVLDHVIARDYLVEKRMTLDIVVRAGGTILDHGWALNEASLEKGPRLGVLGVVLEVDGRPVSSFGCDGVLVSTPTGSTAYAFSAGGPILWPDLEAILVVPNNAHALFARPMVTSPDASIAIEIEAGGNDAVAFCDGRRKMIVPAGARLEVTRCETSLKWVRLDSAPFTDRLVRKFRLPVTGWRGQ, encoded by the coding sequence ATGACATCCGAACGATCCGTGCTGGTCGTCGTGCACACCGGGCGTGACGAGGCCACCGAGACCGCCCGCCGGGTCGAGAAGGTGCTCGGTGAACACGGGATCGGCCTGCGGGTGCTGACCGCCGAAGCCGTCGACCGCGGTTCGCTGCACCTGGCGCCGGACGAGATCCGGGCGCTCGGCGTGGACATCGAGGTGGTCGACGCCGACGAACGGGCCGCCGAGGGCTGTGAGCTGGTGCTCGCTCTCGGTGGTGACGGCACCTTCCTGCGTGCTGCCGAACTTGCCCGCAATGCCGAGATTCCGGTGCTCGGACTCAATCTCGGTCGCATCGGCTTTCTCGCCGAAGCGGAGACCGAGGCCCTCGACCAAGTCCTCGACCATGTCATCGCCCGCGACTACCTGGTCGAGAAGCGGATGACCCTCGACATCGTGGTTCGTGCGGGCGGCACCATCCTGGACCACGGCTGGGCGCTCAACGAGGCCAGTCTGGAAAAGGGCCCGCGGCTCGGCGTGCTGGGTGTGGTGTTGGAGGTCGACGGCCGCCCGGTGTCGTCTTTCGGGTGCGACGGTGTGCTGGTCTCGACGCCGACGGGTTCCACCGCGTATGCGTTCTCGGCGGGTGGGCCGATCCTGTGGCCGGATCTGGAGGCGATCCTGGTGGTGCCCAACAACGCTCATGCGCTGTTCGCGCGACCGATGGTCACCAGCCCGGACGCGTCCATTGCCATCGAGATCGAGGCCGGCGGCAATGACGCGGTGGCCTTCTGTGACGGCCGGCGAAAGATGATCGTGCCGGCCGGCGCGCGCCTGGAGGTCACCCGCTGTGAGACGTCGCTGAAATGGGTGCGTCTGGACAGCGCGCCGTTCACCGACCGGCTGGTTCGTAAGTTCCGGCTGCCCGTCACCGGATGGCGTGGCCAGTAG
- a CDS encoding VOC family protein codes for MSTPTAPQLAPGHVGLNVTELTRSVDFYRRALGFEQLSIHNEGDRRYAFLGIDGNLRVTLWQQSDGEFSSRTPGLHHLSFQVDSIEQVRTVESALKKLGVTFAHDGVVAHGEGASSGGIFFTDPDGIRLKVYAPRGAEAEPAPNGESPTCGFF; via the coding sequence ATGAGTACGCCCACCGCCCCACAGCTCGCCCCCGGCCACGTCGGGCTCAACGTCACCGAGCTCACCCGATCGGTGGACTTCTACCGGCGGGCACTGGGTTTCGAACAGCTTTCGATCCACAACGAGGGTGACCGCCGCTACGCCTTCCTGGGCATCGACGGCAACCTGCGTGTGACGTTGTGGCAGCAGAGCGACGGAGAGTTCTCCAGCCGCACCCCGGGACTGCACCACCTGTCGTTTCAGGTCGACAGCATCGAGCAGGTGCGGACCGTGGAGTCCGCACTCAAGAAGCTCGGGGTGACCTTCGCTCATGACGGTGTGGTGGCGCACGGTGAGGGCGCATCATCGGGTGGCATCTTCTTCACCGACCCCGACGGGATCCGGCTCAAGGTCTACGCGCCACGCGGCGCCGAGGCCGAGCCGGCCCCCAACGGCGAATCACCCACCTGCGGATTCTTCTGA
- the steA gene encoding putative cytokinetic ring protein SteA: MKMSALLSRNASSKPGVIGTARVDRDIDRLLRRIGPGDIVVLDAQDLDRITADALVEAEVAGVVNASPSISGRYPNLGPEVLVANGIVLIDEAGPEVFKKIKDGARIRLNNGGVYAGDRRIGLGTERTDLEIHELMVEAKSGLVAHLEAFAGNTIEFIRSESPLLIDGMGIPDIDVDMDRRHVVVVAEGPTAADDLKALKPFIKEYQPVLVGVGAGADLLRKAGYRPALIVGDPSTISTDALRCGAQVVLPADADGHAPGLERIQDLGVGAMTFPAAGSAADLALLLCHHHGASLIVTAGHSATIEEFFDRSRQQSNPSTFLTRLKVGEKLVDAKAVATLYRSRVSAGAIALLVLAMLIAVIVALWVTQVDATVIDWVVDYWNRFLLWAQGLVS, from the coding sequence ATGAAGATGTCAGCGTTGCTATCGCGTAATGCCAGCTCAAAGCCGGGCGTCATCGGTACTGCCCGCGTTGACCGCGACATTGATCGATTGCTCCGTCGCATCGGGCCCGGCGATATCGTCGTCCTGGACGCCCAGGACCTCGACCGCATCACCGCGGACGCTCTGGTGGAGGCCGAGGTCGCCGGTGTGGTCAACGCCTCACCGTCCATCTCGGGTCGCTACCCCAACCTCGGCCCCGAGGTGCTGGTGGCCAACGGCATCGTGCTCATCGACGAGGCGGGCCCGGAGGTCTTCAAGAAGATCAAGGACGGCGCGCGCATCCGGCTCAACAACGGTGGCGTCTACGCCGGTGACCGCCGGATCGGGCTCGGTACCGAGCGCACCGACCTGGAGATCCACGAGCTGATGGTGGAAGCCAAGAGCGGGCTTGTCGCGCACCTGGAAGCCTTCGCCGGCAACACCATCGAGTTCATCCGCAGCGAGAGCCCGCTGTTGATCGACGGGATGGGCATCCCCGATATCGATGTCGACATGGACCGCAGGCACGTCGTCGTGGTCGCCGAGGGCCCCACCGCCGCCGACGACCTGAAGGCGCTCAAGCCGTTCATCAAGGAGTATCAGCCCGTCCTGGTCGGTGTCGGCGCCGGAGCCGACCTGCTCCGCAAGGCCGGCTACCGGCCCGCGCTCATCGTCGGTGACCCCAGCACCATCAGCACCGACGCGCTGCGCTGCGGAGCGCAGGTCGTGCTGCCCGCCGACGCCGATGGTCACGCCCCCGGCCTGGAGCGCATCCAGGATCTCGGTGTCGGAGCGATGACCTTCCCGGCCGCCGGATCGGCCGCCGACCTCGCGCTGCTGCTGTGCCACCACCACGGCGCCTCGTTGATCGTCACCGCAGGCCACAGCGCCACCATCGAAGAGTTCTTCGACCGCTCCCGTCAGCAGAGCAACCCGTCGACGTTCCTGACCCGGCTCAAGGTCGGCGAGAAGCTCGTCGACGCCAAGGCCGTGGCCACGCTGTACCGCAGCCGGGTATCGGCCGGCGCGATCGCCCTGCTGGTGCTGGCGATGCTGATCGCGGTGATCGTTGCACTGTGGGTGACCCAGGTCGACGCCACCGTGATCGACTGGGTCGTCGACTACTGGAACCGCTTCCTGCTCTGGGCGCAGGGCCTGGTGTCCTAG
- a CDS encoding HAD-IIA family hydrolase, producing MGTLAQEHDCLLLDLDGTVFRGHEPTTGAVDSLATLDARTLYVTNNASRSAAEVAGHLQELGFSAQPDDVVTSAQSAARLLASQLPAGATVLVVGTDSLAAEIVAVGLKPVRAFEENPVGVVQGHNPETSWPILSEAALAIRAGALWVAANVDRTLPSERGLLPGNGSMVAALRTATDAEPQVAGKPAPTLMNDALARGDFRTPLVIGDRLDTDIEGANAAGLPSLMVLTGVNNAADMVHAAPGSRPDYVSEDLRALHTDAEALRISPHPAWQTQTSGSTLTVRATGADVGDPLSVVRATAHAAWAGGGSVTVAAGDDTARAALQRWSLLT from the coding sequence ATGGGCACGCTGGCACAGGAGCATGACTGTCTGCTCCTGGATCTCGACGGCACGGTGTTCCGCGGCCATGAACCCACCACCGGAGCCGTGGACAGTCTGGCGACGTTGGACGCCCGCACGCTCTACGTCACCAACAATGCCTCCCGGTCGGCGGCCGAGGTCGCCGGGCATCTGCAGGAGCTCGGCTTCAGCGCCCAACCCGACGACGTCGTCACCAGCGCGCAGAGCGCCGCCCGGTTGCTGGCGAGCCAACTGCCCGCAGGCGCCACAGTCCTGGTCGTCGGCACCGACTCGCTGGCCGCCGAGATCGTCGCCGTCGGCCTGAAGCCGGTCCGCGCGTTCGAGGAGAATCCCGTCGGTGTCGTCCAGGGCCACAACCCCGAGACCAGCTGGCCCATCCTGTCCGAGGCTGCGCTGGCCATCCGTGCCGGTGCCCTGTGGGTCGCCGCCAACGTCGACCGCACGCTGCCGTCGGAAAGAGGGTTGCTGCCGGGCAACGGCTCCATGGTCGCTGCGCTGCGCACCGCGACCGATGCCGAACCTCAGGTCGCCGGTAAGCCGGCCCCCACGCTGATGAATGACGCGCTGGCCCGCGGCGATTTCAGGACACCTCTGGTGATCGGGGATCGCCTCGATACCGATATCGAGGGAGCCAACGCTGCGGGACTGCCCAGCCTGATGGTGCTCACCGGGGTGAACAACGCCGCCGACATGGTGCACGCCGCGCCCGGCAGCCGGCCCGACTACGTGTCCGAGGATCTGCGGGCACTGCACACCGACGCCGAGGCTTTGCGGATCTCCCCGCACCCGGCGTGGCAGACCCAGACCAGCGGTTCGACGCTCACCGTTCGGGCGACCGGCGCCGATGTCGGTGATCCGCTGAGCGTCGTACGTGCCACCGCGCACGCAGCGTGGGCCGGCGGCGGCAGCGTCACCGTCGCGGCCGGCGATGACACCGCGCGCGCCGCACTGCAGCGCTGGTCGCTGCTGACCTGA
- a CDS encoding pyridoxamine 5'-phosphate oxidase family protein — translation MTVYHPGELAVQRRLGQSEIAARLSRMVRDEIPDAAAEFLADQPMVVLAAADDAGRIWTSLVTGPPGFVHVTDEQIAVDALPVTGDPLHEVLTGRPHRVGMIAVQPQTRRRMRVNGVAVPTGAGLLIQPDQVYSNCPKYISRRHVEGVVSAPDRHVRYHGDALDARTQQIIAAADTFFIGSADTEGNTDASHRGGNPGFLQVLSPQRLRWPDYRGNSMFMTLGNISANPRAGLLIPDWDAGTTLQLTGTAEIIWESGPGAQCSVEFTVDEVLELTGVSPLRWSGAELSPANPA, via the coding sequence ATGACCGTCTATCACCCGGGCGAGCTGGCGGTGCAGCGCCGACTGGGCCAGAGCGAGATCGCCGCACGTCTGAGCCGGATGGTCCGCGACGAGATCCCGGACGCCGCCGCCGAATTCCTGGCCGATCAACCGATGGTCGTGCTCGCCGCGGCCGACGACGCCGGCCGGATATGGACCAGCCTGGTCACCGGCCCGCCCGGTTTCGTGCACGTCACCGATGAGCAGATCGCCGTCGATGCGTTGCCCGTCACCGGCGATCCCCTGCACGAGGTGCTGACCGGAAGACCCCACCGGGTCGGCATGATCGCCGTGCAGCCGCAGACCCGGCGCCGCATGCGGGTGAACGGTGTCGCCGTCCCGACCGGCGCCGGACTGCTGATCCAGCCCGATCAGGTGTACTCGAACTGCCCGAAATACATCTCCCGCAGGCATGTCGAGGGTGTGGTGAGCGCGCCCGACAGGCACGTGCGGTACCACGGCGACGCCCTCGACGCGCGTACACAGCAGATCATCGCGGCGGCCGACACCTTCTTCATCGGATCCGCGGATACCGAGGGCAACACCGACGCCTCTCACCGGGGCGGCAATCCGGGCTTCCTCCAGGTGCTTTCACCCCAGCGGCTGCGATGGCCGGACTACCGGGGCAACTCGATGTTCATGACGCTGGGCAATATCAGCGCCAACCCGCGGGCCGGACTGCTGATCCCGGACTGGGACGCCGGGACCACCCTGCAGCTGACCGGCACCGCCGAGATCATCTGGGAGAGCGGGCCGGGTGCACAGTGTTCGGTCGAGTTCACCGTCGACGAGGTTCTCGAACTGACCGGTGTCAGCCCGCTGCGCTGGAGCGGCGCGGAACTGTCTCCCGCCAACCCGGCCTGA
- a CDS encoding CGNR zinc finger domain-containing protein translates to MADPRPHVGEPLALDLLNTVWMSTDGPQDLLTDVPGLRTWLVANGLDERCPADEKTRVALVRAREAVLRAVADNEIDELNAVLDHGRVRRILAETGPREEPDVARPEWLPGWLAADDLLRLLAVAPGRIKQCAHEHCVLWFHDTSKNGTRRWHSMTTCGNRAKAARHYAAKRD, encoded by the coding sequence ATGGCCGATCCGCGCCCGCATGTCGGGGAACCTCTCGCGCTGGATCTGCTGAACACGGTCTGGATGTCCACCGACGGACCGCAGGACCTGCTCACGGATGTGCCCGGCCTGCGAACCTGGCTGGTGGCCAACGGTCTCGACGAGCGCTGCCCGGCCGACGAGAAGACCCGCGTCGCACTGGTCCGTGCCCGGGAAGCGGTGCTGCGGGCGGTCGCCGACAACGAGATCGATGAGCTGAACGCGGTGCTCGACCACGGACGGGTCCGTCGCATTCTCGCCGAGACCGGTCCGCGCGAAGAGCCAGATGTCGCGCGGCCGGAGTGGCTGCCCGGCTGGCTGGCCGCCGACGATCTGCTGCGACTGCTGGCGGTGGCTCCGGGTCGGATCAAACAATGCGCTCACGAGCACTGCGTGCTCTGGTTCCACGACACCTCCAAGAACGGCACCCGGCGGTGGCATTCGATGACCACGTGCGGCAACCGGGCCAAGGCCGCACGGCACTACGCGGCGAAGCGCGATTGA
- a CDS encoding TlyA family RNA methyltransferase, whose product MTRRARVDAELVRRGLARSRQQAAELIGAGRVRIDGMPAAKPATAVSVDANLTVAADERTWVSRGAHKLIGALDAFGVPVEGRRCLDAGASTGGFTEVLLDRGAAEIVAADVGYGQLAWSLRSDERVHVLERTNVRTLTPDAIGGPVDLVVADLSFISLATVLPALTACCRRDADIVPMVKPQFEVGKDRVGAGGVVSDPALRAEAVLAVAHRAAELHWHTVAVTASPLPGPSGNVEFFLRFRAEADAPLIGESLEHAVARAIDEGPQ is encoded by the coding sequence ATGACGCGACGAGCGCGGGTGGATGCCGAGTTGGTGCGGCGTGGGCTGGCCAGGTCCCGGCAGCAGGCCGCAGAACTGATCGGCGCGGGCCGGGTCCGCATCGATGGCATGCCGGCGGCCAAGCCTGCCACTGCGGTATCGGTGGACGCCAACCTCACCGTAGCTGCCGACGAACGCACCTGGGTATCGCGAGGTGCGCACAAACTGATCGGTGCGCTCGACGCTTTCGGTGTGCCTGTCGAAGGCCGCCGCTGCCTGGACGCGGGCGCATCGACCGGTGGATTCACCGAGGTCCTGCTGGACCGTGGTGCCGCCGAGATCGTGGCCGCCGACGTCGGCTACGGACAGCTCGCCTGGTCACTGCGATCCGATGAGCGGGTTCACGTGCTGGAACGCACAAATGTCCGGACCCTCACACCAGACGCGATCGGCGGCCCGGTCGATCTGGTGGTCGCCGACCTGTCCTTCATCTCGCTGGCCACGGTGCTGCCCGCGTTGACCGCGTGCTGCCGCCGGGACGCCGACATCGTTCCGATGGTCAAACCACAGTTCGAGGTCGGCAAGGACCGGGTCGGTGCCGGTGGCGTCGTCTCGGATCCCGCGCTGCGCGCCGAGGCGGTCCTGGCCGTCGCGCACCGTGCCGCAGAATTGCACTGGCACACAGTCGCTGTCACTGCCAGCCCATTGCCGGGGCCGTCCGGCAATGTGGAGTTCTTCCTGCGATTCCGGGCCGAAGCCGACGCCCCTCTCATCGGTGAGAGCCTGGAACACGCTGTTGCTCGCGCGATTGACGAAGGGCCACAATGA
- the recN gene encoding DNA repair protein RecN, with protein sequence MLSEIRIESLGAISSATAEFDRGLTVLTGETGAGKTMVVTGLHLLGGARADASRVRTGADRAVVEGRFTTIDLGADVTGRIDEILESSGADRDDDDSVIAARSVSRDGPSRAYLGGRSVPAKSLSGFTNELLALHGQNDQLRLMRPDEQRGALDRFADVSTPLRKYRALRAEWLTARRDLIDRTQRARELALEADRLSFGINEIDTVDPAPGEDDALVADIRRLSELDALRESAAGARAALAGPPDDDGTDAASAAANVASARAALEGTDDSALQALGERLAEAVAVIADVSTELGDFLSELPSDASTLEGKLARQSELRGLTRKYGADIDAVLAWAQESRDRLSQLDVSEEALAGLQQRVDDLQAKVVAAAADLTKARTKAAKGLSKAVTAELAGLAMTGADFGISLAPLAARADDSAPITLAGGVAAHAGQHGVDAVEFGFAAHRGTELLPLAKSASGGELSRVMLALEVVLSASAEGTTMVFDEVDAGVGGRAAVQIGRRLARLARTHQVIVVTHLPQVAAYADTHLVVESGPKSSRVVRLHDEDRVAELARMLAGLGDTDSGRAHARELWESAQRDRAE encoded by the coding sequence GTGCTCTCCGAGATACGTATCGAATCCCTGGGCGCGATCAGTTCGGCGACGGCCGAGTTCGATCGCGGCCTGACCGTGTTGACCGGCGAGACCGGCGCAGGCAAGACGATGGTGGTGACCGGTCTGCACCTGCTGGGCGGCGCGCGGGCCGACGCCAGCCGGGTACGCACCGGTGCCGACCGGGCCGTGGTGGAAGGCCGTTTCACCACCATTGATCTCGGTGCCGATGTCACCGGTCGCATCGACGAGATCCTGGAGTCCTCCGGCGCAGACCGTGACGATGACGACAGCGTCATCGCGGCGCGATCGGTCAGCCGCGACGGTCCGTCGCGGGCCTACCTCGGCGGGCGCAGCGTGCCGGCGAAATCGCTGAGCGGGTTCACCAATGAGCTGCTCGCCCTGCACGGACAGAACGATCAGCTGCGGCTGATGCGCCCCGATGAGCAGCGCGGCGCGCTGGACAGGTTCGCCGATGTCAGCACGCCGCTACGCAAGTACCGGGCGCTGCGTGCGGAATGGCTGACCGCGCGCCGCGACCTGATCGACCGTACCCAGCGGGCCCGCGAGCTCGCGCTCGAGGCGGACCGGCTGAGCTTCGGAATCAACGAGATCGACACCGTGGACCCGGCGCCGGGTGAGGACGACGCCCTTGTCGCCGATATCCGTCGGCTCTCCGAACTCGACGCACTGCGCGAATCCGCCGCCGGGGCACGGGCCGCGTTGGCGGGCCCGCCCGACGACGACGGCACCGATGCGGCGTCCGCGGCGGCCAATGTCGCCTCGGCCAGGGCCGCCCTGGAGGGCACCGATGACAGCGCCTTGCAGGCGCTGGGGGAGCGACTGGCCGAAGCGGTCGCCGTGATCGCCGATGTGTCGACCGAACTCGGTGATTTTCTCTCCGAACTGCCCAGCGATGCCAGCACGCTGGAAGGCAAACTGGCGCGCCAGAGTGAGCTGCGCGGACTGACCCGCAAGTACGGTGCCGATATCGACGCGGTGCTGGCGTGGGCGCAAGAATCCCGCGACCGGCTGTCGCAGCTCGACGTCTCGGAGGAGGCGCTGGCGGGATTGCAGCAGCGCGTCGATGACCTGCAGGCCAAGGTGGTCGCCGCGGCCGCCGACCTCACCAAGGCGCGCACCAAGGCGGCCAAGGGGCTGTCCAAGGCGGTGACCGCAGAACTGGCCGGACTGGCGATGACCGGGGCCGACTTCGGTATCTCGTTGGCGCCGTTGGCGGCCCGTGCCGACGACTCGGCACCGATCACGCTGGCCGGTGGCGTGGCGGCGCACGCCGGTCAGCACGGGGTGGACGCGGTCGAGTTCGGGTTCGCCGCGCATCGTGGCACCGAGCTGCTGCCGCTGGCCAAAAGTGCCTCCGGCGGTGAGCTGTCGCGCGTCATGCTGGCACTCGAGGTGGTGCTGTCAGCGTCGGCCGAGGGCACCACGATGGTGTTCGACGAGGTCGACGCCGGAGTCGGTGGGCGCGCCGCGGTGCAGATCGGTCGCCGGTTGGCGCGGCTGGCCCGCACTCATCAGGTCATCGTCGTCACCCACCTGCCGCAGGTGGCCGCCTACGCCGATACCCACCTGGTGGTGGAGAGCGGCCCGAAATCCAGCCGCGTCGTCCGTCTGCACGACGAGGACCGGGTGGCCGAACTCGCCAGGATGCTGGCCGGGCTCGGCGATACCGACAGCGGCCGGGCCCATGCGCGTGAGCTGTGGGAGTCAGCCCAGCGCGACCGCGCAGAGTAG